One part of the Lycium ferocissimum isolate CSIRO_LF1 chromosome 8, AGI_CSIRO_Lferr_CH_V1, whole genome shotgun sequence genome encodes these proteins:
- the LOC132066029 gene encoding uncharacterized protein LOC132066029, with protein sequence MVDKPDQYVLERVNCYESALYGFAYDSVSDDYKIAATFVINAKNSRYMVGIYSVNNESWKKIHTIPAGYRLFDQNPVSLDGTINMMATRNDGSAFDKFAIISLLVSNEKFVVTPVPLQYCGDHMKLSNFANRLYLSVFVEMAFLVCSLEKDGEWWTWTNVMKILTLGSLIGIGNHNCYLDDIICLKENGNILWRKTDGGFLEYNVQNEEVTEFTLNQIPPTTDVSILFTESFASLKVPWD encoded by the coding sequence ATGGTTGACAAGCCTGATCAATACGTGTTGGAACGTGTTAATTGTTACGAATCAGCGCTATATGGTTTTGCGTATGATTCTGTTAGTGATGATTATAAGATAGCTGCTACATTTGTGATTAACGCAAAGAATAGCCGTTACATGGTTGGAATATACTCGGTGAATAATGAGTCTTGGAAGAAGATTCACACTATTCCTGCTGGCTATCGCTTGTTCGACCAAAATCCAGTCTCATTAGATGGTACTATTAACATGATGGCAACTAGAAATGATGGTAGTGCATTTGATAAGTTTGCCATCATTTCTTTGTTGGTGTCTAATGAGAAATTTGTTGTAACGCCCGTCCCGTTGCAATACTGTGGGGATCATATGAAATTGTCTAATTTTGCTAATCGTCTCTATCTTTCGGTGTTTGTTGAGATGGCTTTTTTGGTGTGTTCCCTGGAGAAAGATGGAGAATGGTGGACTTGGACTAATGTCATGAAAATTCTTACATTAGGCTCACTCATTGGAATTGGAAATCACAATTGCTACTTGGATGATATTATATGTTTGAAGGAAAATGGGAATATCTTATGGAGGAAAACGGATGGTGGTTTTCTGGAGTACAATGTGCAGAATGAAGAAGTAACTGAGTTTACCCTGAATCAAATTCCGCCAACTACTGATGTATCCATCTTGTTCACGGAAAGTTTTGCTTCCTTGAAAGTTCCGTGGGACTag